The Natrinema amylolyticum genome includes the window GGCTCCGCGAGGACGACTACGCGTTGGCCGAGTGGGACGGCGTCGGCGATCGGTCGCATCGGACGGGCGTTCGAGACCATCACGCCGAATCGATCCGGAACGCGGTCGACCTCGAGCGGTCACTGAGCGTCGTCGTCGATATCGGCAACGGTGCCGGCGGCGTGACGGCGGCGGTCCTGGACGATCTCGGGTGCCGAGTTCAGACGCTGAACGGGCAGGAAGACGGCTCGTTCCCCGGCCGGCCCAGCGAGCCGACCGAGGAGACCCTCGAGACCCTGTCGACGCTCGTCGCGGAGACGGACGCCGAGCTGGGAGTCGCACACGACGGCGACGCCGACCGAATGATGGCGGTCGACGAGACGGGAACGTTCGTGCCGAAAGACGCGTTATTCTCCCTCTTCGCTCGGGACGCGGCGGGCGAGGGCGATCGCGTCGCCGCTCCGGTCGACACCAGTCTCGCCGTCGACGACGTGCTGTCCGGCGTCGGCGCGTCGCTGACCCGGACGCGAGTCGGTGACGTCTACGTGGCGGAGCGGACGACCGAACCCGACGTCGTCTTCGGCGGCGAACCGAGCGGTGCCTGGATCTGGCCCGCCGAGACGTGCTGTCCGGACGGCCCGCTGGCGGCCTGTAAACTGGTCGAACTGGTCGCCGAGGGGGAGTCGCTGTCCGACCTCGTCGCCGGGATCGATCGGTATCCGATCCGGCGAACGTCCGTCGAAGTCGCGGATAAAACGGCGGTTATGGCCGACGTGACCGACCAGGTTAGGGCCCGATACGACGAGGTCGACACGCTCGACGGCGTCAGAGTCGAGACCGAGGACGGCTGGTTCCTGCTTCGCGCCAGCGGGACACAGCCACTGATCCGGGTGACCGCGGAGGCGCGGTCGGAATCAGACGCAGCGGAGCTGTTCGAGACCGCACAGGAACTCGTCACCGAGACGACTGCAATGGATGCCTGAGGCAGCAGCGAGGAGTACCGAATCAGTTCGACAGCGGGACGACGTAGCAGACGGCGCTCGAGGCGGACGGCAGAACGAACCGGCTATCTGGCTTCCTTGGGAATGAAATCGGAGGTCTTCATCTCGCGGTACGTCGCACAATCGGGACAGGCGTGGACGACGTCGCGGTTGTCACCGAAGACGCGGGCGAACTGACGAGTCACCTGGTTCCCACAGTTGACACAGCGAGGGGCGCTCGTTTGCGATCGGGACGACATCGGCGTCCACTTCGCGGATTGATCCGTCGACATCAACAGCCCGTACCGACAGAACGGTATTTACTATAGACAGCATAATCGACGGGATAGCCGTTAGTCAGTGATTT containing:
- the glmM gene encoding phosphoglucosamine mutase, which codes for MFGTSGIRGRVGSEVTAELALSVGRAVASEGYDRVVVGRDVRESGSMLVDAVGAGLRECGADVLTVGVESTPTVARAIDHLEADAGVVVTASHNPATDNGIKLWNPSGKAFGPDQREAIERRLREDDYALAEWDGVGDRSHRTGVRDHHAESIRNAVDLERSLSVVVDIGNGAGGVTAAVLDDLGCRVQTLNGQEDGSFPGRPSEPTEETLETLSTLVAETDAELGVAHDGDADRMMAVDETGTFVPKDALFSLFARDAAGEGDRVAAPVDTSLAVDDVLSGVGASLTRTRVGDVYVAERTTEPDVVFGGEPSGAWIWPAETCCPDGPLAACKLVELVAEGESLSDLVAGIDRYPIRRTSVEVADKTAVMADVTDQVRARYDEVDTLDGVRVETEDGWFLLRASGTQPLIRVTAEARSESDAAELFETAQELVTETTAMDA
- a CDS encoding DUF7563 family protein, with product MSTDQSAKWTPMSSRSQTSAPRCVNCGNQVTRQFARVFGDNRDVVHACPDCATYREMKTSDFIPKEAR